In Streptococcus salivarius, the following are encoded in one genomic region:
- the ssb gene encoding single-stranded DNA-binding protein encodes MLNKVIITGRLVDAPELRYTPSNKAVATARIACPRDFKNQNGERESDFFPLVIWGKQGENFSNWIKKGFLVTVEGRLQTRSYENQQGQRIYVTEVNVSNFDNLQPRHSNTSSQQSPDFGPAEGGFPGGGEPLDDSMFENIPF; translated from the coding sequence ATGCTCAACAAAGTCATTATTACTGGACGTCTTGTAGACGCTCCAGAACTTCGCTACACGCCTTCAAACAAGGCGGTGGCGACTGCTCGTATCGCTTGCCCTCGTGATTTCAAAAATCAAAATGGTGAGCGAGAAAGCGACTTTTTCCCTCTAGTTATTTGGGGGAAGCAGGGAGAGAATTTCTCAAACTGGATCAAGAAGGGATTTCTTGTGACCGTTGAAGGACGGTTGCAAACTCGTTCTTATGAAAACCAACAAGGTCAGCGTATATATGTGACCGAGGTTAATGTGTCAAACTTTGACAACTTACAGCCTCGTCATAGCAACACCTCTTCTCAACAAAGTCCAGATTTTGGACCTGCAGAAGGGGGCTTTCCTGGTGGCGGAGAACCTCTAGATGATTCTATGTTTGAGAATATTCCTTTCTAG